CGGCCCGTCCCAGTGGCCCCTGCCATGTGCCCGTCGGGCGGTCCGGCGAAGGCGCCATCCTCGCCGGGCCGGCCGTTCGCGGGGTCAGGCAGTGCCGCTCGGACCTCGGACAGGAGTCGCAGGGTGAGGGGGTGCCGGGCGTCCTCGGCGGTGAGCGCGTCCTCGGGGATCCCGTACCGCAGGCGGGCCCGGCGGGCCTCGCTCTCGGTCAGGTCGCCCAGGCGCACACAGGCCGGCAGCAGTTGCCCCTCGGCGCCGGAAGCCTCCCCGTGCAGCAGTTCGGCGGGGAAGTGCGTCCCGGCCCGCTCCCAGTACTCGGCGCGGCAGGCCACCACGAGCCGAGCCCCGTTCGCCCGCAGCCACTCGACCGTCCCCGCGGTCCACTCGGCCAGCCGGTGCGCGAGCGTCGGCGGCATCTCCTCGGGCCCGTCGAGCAACAACAGCAGCGGCCGCCCCTCCGCCCCCGCGAGCCGCGCGAGCCGCTCCGGCCGGATGTCCCCCAACTCGCCCTGGTAGCGACCCGGCAGCCACGGCCGCCCGCCCTCGGTTGCCCGATCTCCCAAAGCACCGGCACCGGCACCGCCCGAGGAATCCTCACCGCCACACGCACCCGCGGAAGCGGCGAATGCGGCCGAGAAGTCCGACGCGGCCCACCCACCCGACGCGGCGCCCTCGTCCGCCGCCCCGGGCCCGTCAGCCGCCCCGGGCCCGTCGGCGGCCGAGGCTTGTCCCGCGCCAGAGCCGGCGCTCCTGCCAGGCCCCCCGGATCCTCGCGCCGACGCCTCCCACTCCCCCGTGGAACCCCCCGCGTCCGACCCCTCCGAGGAGGCCGACACGGACGCCGCCACGATCCGTCCCGCGCGTTCCAGGGCGCGTCGGGCCGCGTCCGCCACGGAGGTGTCGGCGGAGAGGAGGTCGGCGCCGCGGAGCCAGAGAGTGGGGGCGGGGGCCGGGCCCCGGCCGCGTCGGGCGGCGAGGGCGGCCAGTTCCGTCGTACGGCCGCTGCCGGGTGGGCCGACGAGACCGAGAACGGCGGCGGGGCCCTCGGAGAAGGCGCTGAACTCCCTTACGACGTCGACCCGTTCGACCGGATCGGCGTCGGCCGCCGCCATGGCCCCGGCGCCCGCCCCCGGCCCGTCCGAGCCCACCGTCGTGGCCGTGAGCTCCAGCACCCCCGCCAGGTTCAGATCCGTTCCGTACGCCGGCACGGTCGCCGCGTTGCGGGCGAGCAGCTCGGCCAGCGGCTGCTCGGCCTGCCACCCCCGCAGGGGAACGGCGAAGCCCGTGGCCCGGTGCTGTGCCTCCAGGGCCGTGCCGAGGACGCCCACCACGGCCCCCGTGGTCATGTCGAGCACGGGTCCCCCGGCCGCGCCCCCGCCCAGCCGCAGCGCGTCGCTCCCCGCGGTGCCGATCGCCAACTCCAGGGCGCCGCGCAGCAGATGGAAACCGTCGGTCGCGGTGTACGTGACGTCCGCCGTACCCAGCACCCGTGCCTCGCGCCAGCCGCCGGCCGCGATGCGGACGTACGCACCCGTCTCGACCTCGTCCCGCAGGGCGAAGGGCAGCGGGTCCACGCACAGCCCCTGGGTGCGGATGAGCGCGAGGTCGAGGGCGGGCAACGGCGTGACCGCGTCGGACGTCACCACACAGACACGGTCGCCGGTGGCGCGCACCACGATCCGGGCCAGCCCGTCCACCGCCTCGTGGCTGGTGACGACCGTGCCGTGGTGGTCGGCGACGAACCCCGTGCCACGTGGTCGTCCCGCCAGATCGCCGACCCGCACCAGGACTTCGTCCCGCGCCGCCCGGCGGCCGTCGTCGGTCGCCCGACGGCCCCGTACCACCATGTCCTGACCTCCCCGTCGTACCTGTGTTCCGACGGTAGGCACGTGAAGATCAGCGGAACAGATCGCGCGACGAACGCGCCCCCTTCCACTCCCTCGGTTCACTCCGAGCGCCTGCACGAAGGGGTGAATAGCCCCGGGCAGATGGATACACCTCTGGGTGGGGGAACCGAGGGGGGACCGTGGAGCGGCGGGAACAGCGACCCCGTGAGACCGCCGCTCCACGCTCCACCGGGTCGAGCCGTGTCGGGCCGGGTGCCCCTGCGGCACCGTCCGGGCCAGGGGCTGAGCCCCCGAGCCCCCTAGCCCTCGCCTGACAACGCGGGTTGGTGCTGCGGTGCCCGCCTCGGGGTCAGCCGAAGACGGCCAGGCTCTTCGCCTTGCCCTTCTGGCTTTCGACCAGGGCCAGGAAGCGACCCGTGGGGTCGAAGACGGCCGTGGCGCCCCGGTCCGCGTACTCCTCGGGCATGTCCAGGCGGACCCCGTTCAGCAGGAGCCGGGCGCGCCTGTCGTCCACGTCCCAGCGGGGGAACGCGGCCGCGGCGGCTTCGGCGACCGGCATGACGGTCAGCTCCTGCTGGAGCTGGTCGAGAGTCCGCGCGGAGTCCAGCTTGTACGGGCCGACGCGGGTCCGGCGCAGCGCGGTGAGATGGCCACCGACGCCCAGTCCCGCACCCAGATCGCGGGCGAGGGCACGGATGTAGGTCCCGGAGGAGCACACCACCGACACCACCAGGTCGACAACGGGGGTGCCGTCCTCGGCGACGGCCTGGCGGACGTCGTACACGGCGAAGGAGGAGATGGTGACGGGCCGGGCGGGAATCTCGAAGTCCTCACCGTCGCGGGCCCGCTTGTACGACCGCACGCCGTCGATCTTGATGGCGCTGACCTTGGACGGCACCTGCATGATCCGTCCGGTCAGCTCGGCCACACCGGCGTCGACGGCTTCGCGGGTGACCTTCGACGCGTCGACCGACGCCGTGATCTCGCCCTCGGCGTCGTCGGTGACCGTCGTCTGCCCGAGCCGGACGGTGCCGAGGTACTCCTTCTCCGTGAGCGCGAGGTGACCGAGCAGCTTGGTCGCCTTCTCCACCCCCAGGACGAGCACTCCGGTGGCCATGGGGTCGAGCGTCCCCGCGTGTCCGACCCGTCGGGTCCGGGCGATGCCGCGCATCTTGGCGACGACATCGTGCGAAGTGAAGCCCGACGGCTTGTCGACGATGACAAGGCCGTCGGGCGTGGTGTTCTTCTGGCGCTGCTGGGTCATTCGGCGGCGGCATCCTCGTCGGCGTCGTCCTCGGCGTCGTCGCCCGGCTTGCGGTAGGGGTCGGCCTCACCGGCGTACTTGGCCCCCGAGGCGCTCTCGCGCACCGCGGCGTCGGAGGCCCGCGCCTTGTCGAGGAGGTCGTCGATGGTCTTGGCGGTGTCCGGGAGGGCGTCGGCCACGAAGGTGAGGGTCGGCGTGAACTTCACACCGGCGGCACGGCCGACCTCGGAACGGAGGATGCCCTTGGCGCTCTCCAGCCCCGCGGCGGCGGCCGCCCGCTCCTCGTCGTCCCCGTACACCGTGTAGAAGACGGTCGCCTCCCGCAGGTCCCCGGTCACCCGGGTGTCCGTGATGGTGACGTGTGAGCCGAGCCGCGGGTCCTTGATCCCGCGCAGCAGCTTCTGGGCCACCACCTCTCGGATGAGGTCCGCCAGCCTCTTGGCACGCGCGTTGTCGGCCACTGGTCCGTCTCCTAGCTCGTTCTGCGTAACTACTGCTTCTTCAACTGTCCCCGCGCCGCCGGATCAGTCGTCGTCGCCGTGCAGGCGCCGCCGTACCGACAGCAGTTCCACCTCGGGGCGCCCGGCGACCAGCCGCTCGCACCGGTCCAGTACGTCGGTCAGGTGCCCCGTGTCGCCGGAGACCACCGCCAGGCCGATCACGGCCCTGCGGTGCAGATCCATATGGTCGACCTCCGCCACGCTCACCGCGAACCTGCGGTGCAGCTCGGCCACGATCGGGCGGACGACGGAGCGCTTCTCCTTCAGCGACCGTACGTCGCCGAGGAGGAGATCGAAGGACAGAGTCCCCACGTACATGTGTGTATCCGGTTCACCCGCCGGTACGGGATCGATGGCCCGCCCGTAGCCGGGCGGGAACATCAGAACCGTACATCGGCCTGGCGCTGCGACTCGACGCAATATCGGCGCCTGGGGCCCGGGACCCTTCTCCCAGGCACGGGGAACCGCGCGAAGGAGGTCCGGGGGCGAAGACCCCAGGAACGACCACACCGGCCGAGGGCGCCCATGGCACCCCCGGCCGGCGTGAACCACCGTCCTACGACCGCGGCTTCTCGCGCATCTCGTACGTCGCGATGACGTCGTCGACCTTGATGTCGTTGAAGTTTCCGAGGTTGATACCACCCTCGAAGCCTTCGCGGATCTCGGTGACGTCGTCCTTGAAGCGACGCAGACCCTCGATGTTGAGGTTCTCCGCGATGACCTTGCCGTCGCGGAGGAGGCGGGCCTTGGTGTTCCGCTTGACCTCGCCGGAGCGGATGAGAACACCCGCGATGTTGCCCAGCTTGGACGACTTGAAGACCTCGCGGATCTCCGCCGTACCGAGCTCGACCTCTTCGTACTCCGGCTTGAGCATGCCCTTGAGGGCCGCCTCGATCTCCTCGATCGCCTGGTAGATGACCGAGTAGTAGCGGACGTCCACACCCTCGCGCTCGGCCATCTGCTGCGCACGCCCGGCGGCGCGCACGTTGAAGCCGATCACGATGGCGTCGGAGCCCATCGCCAGGTCGATGTCGGACTCCGTGACCGCACCGACGCCGCGGTGCAGGACGCGGATGTCGACCTCTTCGCCGACGTCCAGCTGGAGCAGGGAGGACTCCAGGGCCTCGACGGAACCAGAAGCGTCACCCTTGATGATGAGGTTGAGCTGCTGGACCTCGCCGGCCTTGAGCACCTTGTCCAGGTCCTCGAGCGAGACGCGGCGCGTGCGCTTGGCGAACGCGGCGTTGCGCTCACGGGCGGCGCGCTTCTCGGCGATCTGACGGGCCGTACGG
The DNA window shown above is from Streptomyces akebiae and carries:
- a CDS encoding DUF503 domain-containing protein; its protein translation is MYVGTLSFDLLLGDVRSLKEKRSVVRPIVAELHRRFAVSVAEVDHMDLHRRAVIGLAVVSGDTGHLTDVLDRCERLVAGRPEVELLSVRRRLHGDDD
- the rbfA gene encoding 30S ribosome-binding factor RbfA, with the protein product MADNARAKRLADLIREVVAQKLLRGIKDPRLGSHVTITDTRVTGDLREATVFYTVYGDDEERAAAAAGLESAKGILRSEVGRAAGVKFTPTLTFVADALPDTAKTIDDLLDKARASDAAVRESASGAKYAGEADPYRKPGDDAEDDADEDAAAE
- the truB gene encoding tRNA pseudouridine(55) synthase TruB; the protein is MTQQRQKNTTPDGLVIVDKPSGFTSHDVVAKMRGIARTRRVGHAGTLDPMATGVLVLGVEKATKLLGHLALTEKEYLGTVRLGQTTVTDDAEGEITASVDASKVTREAVDAGVAELTGRIMQVPSKVSAIKIDGVRSYKRARDGEDFEIPARPVTISSFAVYDVRQAVAEDGTPVVDLVVSVVCSSGTYIRALARDLGAGLGVGGHLTALRRTRVGPYKLDSARTLDQLQQELTVMPVAEAAAAAFPRWDVDDRRARLLLNGVRLDMPEEYADRGATAVFDPTGRFLALVESQKGKAKSLAVFG